Proteins from one Megalopta genalis isolate 19385.01 chromosome 1, iyMegGena1_principal, whole genome shotgun sequence genomic window:
- the G9a gene encoding histone-lysine N-methyltransferase G9a isoform X4, protein MSEIKCKETATMEGCQEGGEEEGIMAVERVEDKVSIQKILEGMTNEFNKTVSPVKNTEINRTEKSDNEEIEKPAAKPDEILPIEKELDADGDQEAVQPKENVTAGSATIEENHKEDENTGKQETLKKDSNGIPRIVLTFRTIDENTDHGKKTKISSCSSNLTLVPDELVNCDQIGGVSVKIENSDENSDAIEKSDSEEGRTEDTVKEPENKEPEKTIEETKTTKEEPETKVEEKDTVTNEKVKTDETDVSVEHTEQGDRTENAAPVTRKRRTGRPRLRALSDHTEEAPGPKRSARRLCKESLKSTVLESAMARKEKSNYTEENLQFKKQRKYNKPGRPKKVVPGKDQNKQTQAKPPDIRQDTEASIIDGNISISEVNSTLDSSRNSAISENNTNETILDESQSFSSDFEGMPKLSPMIKSSESQTKLSNSIGSPLSDDIPLADIEKPFLKPATGRPKRERGRPRGSQGARKIAKADLFEDGSASVAETGKNNDYPEEGTVPAKRTRRSMAPSPSPAEGQASKPESTAIMSEVSIFENTYGQSMLCLCQVRSQLYVTITGSGAPLYCTAIDSIDNRLVGCCNEVDSNDVAMRRPSARVPFIILCRMHKERLLRHNCCPSCGLFCSQGRFVQCVNGHQYHRECEVYPNKKGVCPHCGSESTAYDVMVTMSGLRKPVFIPTRKKFSKLPSAKITLPGKGDNTKLAERPPSPLIPPDVIKTPEPSLNSERPERYTIMSLYTSVKNGDLEKLVNVLACGYNANHTFREYAHRTGLHIAADKGHLSCVHVLVQAGAQLDLMDRNQLTPLMLAASKGKADVVKYLIRIGADVTLKGEDGMTALHMAAKSGHLEVCRIILTECKAPRTLVDSVDDGGWTSLIWACEFCHADVARFLLDKKCDPLIRDAEQNIALHWSAYSGSSEITEMLLNEGCDVNAVNVHGDTPLHIAARQDQYAVSVLLLARGAKIGEVNAAGETAVNCCTNDGDTMSALRLNAKVNELSEHMWEKTVKILTNDISRGKETNPIQCVNGHDAEDKPTDFLYVTENCFTSSINVDRTITSLQSCRCEDNCSSEKCLCGNISLRCWYDEEGKLIPEFNYADPPMLFECNPACDCNRITCNNRVVQHGLTQRFQLFRTKGKGWGLRTLRHIPKGSYVCEYVGEIISDSEADHREDDSYLFDLDNRDGETYCIDARRYGNIARFINHSCAPNLLPVRVFVEHQDLHFPRIAFFANRDIEADEELGFDYGEKFWIIKCKSFTCTCGAENCRYSEKTIQVTLDNYRRKIQQEEMLAAQSS, encoded by the exons ATGTCGGAGATTAAGTGCAAGGAGACTGCCACGATGGAGGGTTGTCAAGAAGGGGGCGAAGAGGAAGGTATAATGGCTGTCGAGAGGGTCGAAGATAAGGTCAGTATCCAAAAGATCCTCGAGGGTATGACGAATGAATTTAACAAAACCGTGAGTCCCGTCAAAAACACAGAGATTAATCGAACGGAAAAATCGGATAACGAAGAGATCGAAAAACCGGCAGCAAAACCTGACGAAATATTGCCGATCGAGAAGGAACTCGATGCGGACGGGGACCAGGAAGCGGTTCAACCGAAAGAAAATGTTACTGCAGGTTCAGCGACGATCGAGGAAAATCATAAGGAGGATGAAAATACCGGTAAACAGGAAACCCTAAAAAAGGATAGCAATGGCATTCCGCGTATTGTTCTCACATTTCGGACGATCGACGAGAATACCGATCATGGCAAGAAAACAAAGATATCAAGCTGTTCCTCCAACCTCACCTTAGTTCCTGATGAATTGGTAAACTGTGATCAAATTGGCGGTGTGTCTGTGAAGATTGAGAACTCTGATGAGAATTCTGATGCCATCGAGAAATCTGATTCGGAGGAGGGTAGAACAGAAGACACTGTTAAAGAACCAGAAAATAAAGAGCCAGAAAAGACTATAGAGGAGACAAAGACTACCAAGGAAGAGCCAGAGACAAAAGTAGAAGAAAAGGATACAGTTACCAATGAGAAAGTTAAGACTGACGAAACAGATGTTTCTGTAGAACATACAGAACAAGGTGACAGGACAGAAAATGCAGCTCCGGTTACTAGGAAAAGAAGAACAGGACGACCTAGATTAAGAGCACTTag TGACCACACAGAAGAAGCTCCAGGTCCTAAACGTTCAGCAAGAAGATTATGCAAAGAATCATTAAAGAGTACCGTGCTAGAAAGTGCCATGGCTAGGAAAGAAAAGTCTAATTACACGGAAGAAAATTTACAGTTTAAGAAACAGAGAAAGTACAATAAACCAGGAAGACCCAAGAAAGTAGTCCCAGGGAAAGATCAAAATAAACAAACACAAGCTAAACCTCCCGATATACGTCAGGATACAGAAGCTTCCATTATTGATGGGAATATTAGTATCTCTGAGGTAAACTCAACATTAGACTCTTCTAGAAACTCAGCTATATCAGAAAATAACACAAATGAGACAATCCTGGATGAGTCTCAAAGTTTCTCTTCAGACTTTGAGGGTATGCCAAAATTGTCTCCTATGATAAAAAGTTCAGAATCTCAAACAAAATTGAGTAACTCAATTGGCAGTCCCCTAAGTGACGATATACCTTTAGCAGACATTGAAAAGCCATTTTTAAAGCCTGCTACTGGTAGACCTAAGCGTGAAAGAGGCCGACCTAGGGGAAGTCAAGGTGCAAGGAAAATAGCAAAGGCAgatttatttgaag ATGGCTCTGCGTCTGTAGCAGAAACAGGCAAAAATAATGACTATCCTGAag AAGGAACTGTACCAGCTAAACGGACGCGCAGAAGTATGGCTCCAAGCCCTAGTCCTGCTGAAGGACAAGCATCGAAGCCAGAGTCGACAGCAATTATGAGTGAAGTTAGTATATTTGAAAAT ACATATGGTCAATCAATGTTATGTTTATGCCAAGTCAGATCGCAGTTATATGTTACAATAACTGGTTCCGGGGCACCGTTATATTGTACTGCAATAGATTCTATCGATAATAGACTGGTAGGATGCTGCAACGAAGTTGATAGCAACGATGTTGCAATGAGGAGACCTAGTGCTCGCGTTCCCTTCATAATCTTGTGTAGAATGCACAAAGAAAGACTTTTGAGGCACAATTGCTGCCCTTCCTGTGGACTGTTCTGTTCCCAAGGAAGGTTCGTACAATGCGTGAATGGTCATCAATATCATCGTGAGTGCGAGGTCTATCCAAACAAGAAAGGGGTGTGTCCACACTGTGGAAGCGAGAGTACAGCGTATGATGTGATGGTCACCATGAGTGGTCTCCGGAAGCCTGTTTTCATTCCAACTCGTAAAAAATTCTCGAAATTACCGTCTGCAAAGATAACTCTGCCAGGGAAAGGTGACAACACGAAATTGGCAGAGCGTCCCCCTAGTCCTCTGATTCCACCCGATGTAATTAAAACCCCTGAACCGTCCCTCAATTCGGAGAGACCGGAACGTTATACTATCATGAGTCTGTATACTTCTGTGAAAAACGGGGACTTAGAGAAGTTGGTTAATGTTTTAG CATGCGGTTATAACGCAAACCATACATTCCGAGAGTATGCTCATCGAACTGGACTTCACATAGCTGCGGATAAGGGCCACTTATCTTGTGTACACGTATTAGTGCAGGCTGGTGCTCAATTAGACTTGATGGATAGAAATCAGTTGACGCCTCTGATGCTAGCTGCCAGCAAGGGTAAAGCCGACGTAGTCAAATATTTAATAAGGATAGGTGCCGATGTTACACTGAAAGGAGAGGATGGTATGACTGCTTTACATATGGCTGCAAAGTCTGGGCATTTAGAAGTATGTCGAATAATTTTAACAGAATGCAAAGCACCGAGGACGTTAGTGG ACTCTGTGGACGACGGTGGATGGACAAGTTTAATTTGGGCATGCGAATTTTGTCATGCCGATGTCGCACGATTTTTGTTAGATAAAAAATGCGACCCATTAATTCGAGATGCAGAACAAAACATAGCGTTGCATTGGAGTGCGTACAGCGGGAGTTCTGAAATCACAGAGATGCTCCTTAACGAAGGTTGCGACGTGAATGCTGTTAACGTTCATGGTGACACACCTTT ACACATAGCTGCAAGGCAAGACCAGTATGCAGTGAGTGTTCTGTTATTAGCACGTGGTGCTAAAATAGGCGAAGTGAATGCTGCTGGTGAAACAGCAGTAAACTGTTGTACAAATGACGGGGACACTATGTCTGCTTTAAGATTGAACGCTAAAGTTAACGAACTTTCCGAGCACATGTGGGAGAAAACAGTAAAAATTTTAACTAA TGACATTTCGCGCGGGAAGGAAACGAATCCTATTCAATGCGTTAACGGACACGACGCGGAAGACAAGCCAACAGATTTCCTGTATGTGACTGAGAACTGTTTTACTAGTAGCATAAATGTTGACCGTACGATAACGTCTTTACAGTCTTGTCGTTGCGAAGATAACTGTAGTTCAGAGAAGTGTTTGTGTGGAAATATTAGTCTCAGGTGTTGGTACGACGAAGAAGGAAAATTGATTCctgaatttaattatgcag ATCCTCCGATGTTATTCGAGTGTAATCCAGCTTGCGATTGCAATCGTATAACGTGTAATAATCGCGTTGTACAACACGGTTTGACGCAAAGGTTTCAATTGTTTCGAACGAAGGGTAAAGGTTGGGGTCTTAGAACATTGCGACACATTCCTAAAGGTTCTTACGTGTGTGAATATGTTGGCGAGATTATATCTGATTCTGAAGCTGATCACAGAGAAGATGATTCGTATCTGTTTGATTTAGATAATAGG GATGGAGAGACTTATTGTATAGATGCAAGACGATACGGAAATATAGCTCGTTTCATAAATCATTCTTGCGCACCTAATCTTTTGCCTGTGCGAGTGTTCGTCGAGCATCAGGATTTGCATTTTCCTAGGATAGCATTTTTTGCGAATCGTGACATCGAAGCTGACGAAGAGCTCGG TTTCGATTACGGAGAAAAGTTCTGGATAATAAAATGCAAGTCGTTCACGTGTACCTGTGGAGCCGAAAACTGCCGATATTCTGAGAAGACTATACAAGTCACTTTGGACAACTATCGCAGGAAAATACAGCAGGAAGAAATGCTGGCAGCTCAATCATCGTAA
- the G9a gene encoding histone-lysine N-methyltransferase G9a isoform X6: MSEIKCKETATMEGCQEGGEEEGIMAVERVEDKVSIQKILEGMTNEFNKTVSPVKNTEINRTEKSDNEEIEKPAAKPDEILPIEKELDADGDQEAVQPKENVTAGSATIEENHKEDENTGKQETLKKDSNGIPRIVLTFRTIDENTDHGKKTKISSCSSNLTLVPDELVNCDQIGGVSVKIENSDENSDAIEKSDSEEGRTEDTVKEPENKEPEKTIEETKTTKEEPETKVEEKDTVTNEKVKTDETDVSVEHTEQGDRTENAAPVTRKRRTGRPRLRALSDHTEEAPGPKRSARRLCKESLKSTVLESAMARKEKSNYTEENLQFKKQRKYNKPGRPKKVVPGKDQNKQTQAKPPDIRQDTEASIIDGNISISEVNSTLDSSRNSAISENNTNETILDESQSFSSDFEGMPKLSPMIKSSESQTKLSNSIGSPLSDDIPLADIEKPFLKPATGRPKRERGRPRGSQGARKIAKADLFEDGSASVAETGKNNDYPEEGTVPAKRTRRSMAPSPSPAEGQASKPESTAIMSEVSIFENTYGQSMLCLCQVRSQLYVTITGSGAPLYCTAIDSIDNRLVGCCNEVDSNDVAMRRPSARVPFIILCRMHKERLLRHNCCPSCGLFCSQGRFVQCVNGHQYHRECEVYPNKKGVCPHCGSESTAYDVMVTMSGLRKPVFIPTRKKFSKLPSAKITLPGKGDNTKLAERPPSPLIPPDVIKTPEPSLNSERPERYTIMSLYTSVKNGDLEKLVNVLACGYNANHTFREYAHRTGLHIAADKGHLSCVHVLVQAGAQLDLMDRNQLTPLMLAASKGKADVVKYLIRIGADVTLKGEDGMTALHMAAKSGHLEVCRIILTECKAPRTLVDSVDDGGWTSLIWACEFCHADVARFLLDKKCDPLIRDAEQNIALHWSAYSGSSEITEMLLNEGCDVNAVNVHGDTPLHIAARQDQYAVSVLLLARGAKIGEVNAAGETAVNCCTNDGDTMSALRLNAKVNELSEHMWEKTVKILTNDISRGKETNPIQCVNGHDAEDKPTDFLLVVAKITVVQRSVCVEILVSGVGTTKKEN; encoded by the exons ATGTCGGAGATTAAGTGCAAGGAGACTGCCACGATGGAGGGTTGTCAAGAAGGGGGCGAAGAGGAAGGTATAATGGCTGTCGAGAGGGTCGAAGATAAGGTCAGTATCCAAAAGATCCTCGAGGGTATGACGAATGAATTTAACAAAACCGTGAGTCCCGTCAAAAACACAGAGATTAATCGAACGGAAAAATCGGATAACGAAGAGATCGAAAAACCGGCAGCAAAACCTGACGAAATATTGCCGATCGAGAAGGAACTCGATGCGGACGGGGACCAGGAAGCGGTTCAACCGAAAGAAAATGTTACTGCAGGTTCAGCGACGATCGAGGAAAATCATAAGGAGGATGAAAATACCGGTAAACAGGAAACCCTAAAAAAGGATAGCAATGGCATTCCGCGTATTGTTCTCACATTTCGGACGATCGACGAGAATACCGATCATGGCAAGAAAACAAAGATATCAAGCTGTTCCTCCAACCTCACCTTAGTTCCTGATGAATTGGTAAACTGTGATCAAATTGGCGGTGTGTCTGTGAAGATTGAGAACTCTGATGAGAATTCTGATGCCATCGAGAAATCTGATTCGGAGGAGGGTAGAACAGAAGACACTGTTAAAGAACCAGAAAATAAAGAGCCAGAAAAGACTATAGAGGAGACAAAGACTACCAAGGAAGAGCCAGAGACAAAAGTAGAAGAAAAGGATACAGTTACCAATGAGAAAGTTAAGACTGACGAAACAGATGTTTCTGTAGAACATACAGAACAAGGTGACAGGACAGAAAATGCAGCTCCGGTTACTAGGAAAAGAAGAACAGGACGACCTAGATTAAGAGCACTTag TGACCACACAGAAGAAGCTCCAGGTCCTAAACGTTCAGCAAGAAGATTATGCAAAGAATCATTAAAGAGTACCGTGCTAGAAAGTGCCATGGCTAGGAAAGAAAAGTCTAATTACACGGAAGAAAATTTACAGTTTAAGAAACAGAGAAAGTACAATAAACCAGGAAGACCCAAGAAAGTAGTCCCAGGGAAAGATCAAAATAAACAAACACAAGCTAAACCTCCCGATATACGTCAGGATACAGAAGCTTCCATTATTGATGGGAATATTAGTATCTCTGAGGTAAACTCAACATTAGACTCTTCTAGAAACTCAGCTATATCAGAAAATAACACAAATGAGACAATCCTGGATGAGTCTCAAAGTTTCTCTTCAGACTTTGAGGGTATGCCAAAATTGTCTCCTATGATAAAAAGTTCAGAATCTCAAACAAAATTGAGTAACTCAATTGGCAGTCCCCTAAGTGACGATATACCTTTAGCAGACATTGAAAAGCCATTTTTAAAGCCTGCTACTGGTAGACCTAAGCGTGAAAGAGGCCGACCTAGGGGAAGTCAAGGTGCAAGGAAAATAGCAAAGGCAgatttatttgaag ATGGCTCTGCGTCTGTAGCAGAAACAGGCAAAAATAATGACTATCCTGAag AAGGAACTGTACCAGCTAAACGGACGCGCAGAAGTATGGCTCCAAGCCCTAGTCCTGCTGAAGGACAAGCATCGAAGCCAGAGTCGACAGCAATTATGAGTGAAGTTAGTATATTTGAAAAT ACATATGGTCAATCAATGTTATGTTTATGCCAAGTCAGATCGCAGTTATATGTTACAATAACTGGTTCCGGGGCACCGTTATATTGTACTGCAATAGATTCTATCGATAATAGACTGGTAGGATGCTGCAACGAAGTTGATAGCAACGATGTTGCAATGAGGAGACCTAGTGCTCGCGTTCCCTTCATAATCTTGTGTAGAATGCACAAAGAAAGACTTTTGAGGCACAATTGCTGCCCTTCCTGTGGACTGTTCTGTTCCCAAGGAAGGTTCGTACAATGCGTGAATGGTCATCAATATCATCGTGAGTGCGAGGTCTATCCAAACAAGAAAGGGGTGTGTCCACACTGTGGAAGCGAGAGTACAGCGTATGATGTGATGGTCACCATGAGTGGTCTCCGGAAGCCTGTTTTCATTCCAACTCGTAAAAAATTCTCGAAATTACCGTCTGCAAAGATAACTCTGCCAGGGAAAGGTGACAACACGAAATTGGCAGAGCGTCCCCCTAGTCCTCTGATTCCACCCGATGTAATTAAAACCCCTGAACCGTCCCTCAATTCGGAGAGACCGGAACGTTATACTATCATGAGTCTGTATACTTCTGTGAAAAACGGGGACTTAGAGAAGTTGGTTAATGTTTTAG CATGCGGTTATAACGCAAACCATACATTCCGAGAGTATGCTCATCGAACTGGACTTCACATAGCTGCGGATAAGGGCCACTTATCTTGTGTACACGTATTAGTGCAGGCTGGTGCTCAATTAGACTTGATGGATAGAAATCAGTTGACGCCTCTGATGCTAGCTGCCAGCAAGGGTAAAGCCGACGTAGTCAAATATTTAATAAGGATAGGTGCCGATGTTACACTGAAAGGAGAGGATGGTATGACTGCTTTACATATGGCTGCAAAGTCTGGGCATTTAGAAGTATGTCGAATAATTTTAACAGAATGCAAAGCACCGAGGACGTTAGTGG ACTCTGTGGACGACGGTGGATGGACAAGTTTAATTTGGGCATGCGAATTTTGTCATGCCGATGTCGCACGATTTTTGTTAGATAAAAAATGCGACCCATTAATTCGAGATGCAGAACAAAACATAGCGTTGCATTGGAGTGCGTACAGCGGGAGTTCTGAAATCACAGAGATGCTCCTTAACGAAGGTTGCGACGTGAATGCTGTTAACGTTCATGGTGACACACCTTT ACACATAGCTGCAAGGCAAGACCAGTATGCAGTGAGTGTTCTGTTATTAGCACGTGGTGCTAAAATAGGCGAAGTGAATGCTGCTGGTGAAACAGCAGTAAACTGTTGTACAAATGACGGGGACACTATGTCTGCTTTAAGATTGAACGCTAAAGTTAACGAACTTTCCGAGCACATGTGGGAGAAAACAGTAAAAATTTTAACTAA TGACATTTCGCGCGGGAAGGAAACGAATCCTATTCAATGCGTTAACGGACACGACGCGGAAGACAAGCCAACAGATTTCCT TCTTGTCGTTGCGAAGATAACTGTAGTTCAGAGAAGTGTTTGTGTGGAAATATTAGTCTCAGGTGTTGGTACGACGAAGAAGGAAAATTGA